The following nucleotide sequence is from Mesobacillus jeotgali.
GGGGCATTGCCGTTGAATATCAAAACTCAACGCTCTCTGGGAGTACCTGAAGGGATTGCAAACTTTGCCGGTTCATTCGGCTTATCGATCGGGCAAAACGGCTGTGCCGGGATTTATCCTGCGATGCTGGCAGTTATGATTGCACCGTCGGTTGGTGTTGACCCATTGACACCATCATTCATCGCAACCGTGATCGCGATCGTAGCTATCAGCTCATTCGGAGTTGCAGGAGTCGGTGGTGGTGCGACATTTGCGGCGTTATTAGTACTTTCAGCGTTGAACCTGCCGGTTGCCCTTGCTGGGTTGCTGATTTCCATCGAACCATTGATTGATATGGGGCGTACCGCTGTAAATGTGAGCGGCTCGATGACTTCGGGTATCCTCACAAGCAGAATCACAAAAGAAATCGATTCATCCACCTATACAGATATGAATCAAAAAATTGAAGCAGAAGCTTAATTAGAAAAGCGCAAGCGCCTCGTTCAGCCCCGACAAGCGCTGGAGGGCCGACCAGTGAAGTCGCTCTTTGACTTCATTGGGCGGACTGAAATCGAAAAGTATAGCCGACTGCACAGAAACGCAGAAACTGGAGACTCCGACAAAGAAGCGCTTTTTGCTTCTGCCGGCGGAGTTGAAGTTTCGGAGTTTCTAGGAGGCGAAACTAGACAAACGTCTCGAGGGGCTAGGCGCTGGAGCTAGACAGTAATATTAGTACACCAGTTGATCTAAATAACGAAATAGTGAAAGCCAGCCAAGAAACTTTGGCTGGCTTTCTGCTTTCTATTTTCTGGAAAATCAATGAACGATATCCCGTTTAATCACACACAATGAGGTCATTAATCCCACGCAGGTAATCGTAAGCAGCGAAAAGATGAATTTTTCCATTCCAATTATCTTCAACCCTGACAAAACTACTATTCCATCTATTAAGAAAATCAAGATCCCGACGTTTACAGGGAAAAATTTATGAACCAACTGGGCTAATAAGTCCGTCCCGCCGGTACTCGTTTCATAGCGGAGCATCAAGCCAATTCCGCAGCCAACCAAGATTCCTCCCAGGATTGCGCTGGGGAGGATGCCCAGGTGAATTCCTTTTTCAACAGGTGCGAATAAATCGATGAAAAAGCTTGATACCAATAAGCCATTCAAGCTATGAAAAAAGTATTTCCTTTCCAATATCCAGGCCAATACGTATAGAGGGATACTCAGGAGGATCATCGTAAGGCCAGTAGGAAATCCATGAAAATAGTGAATGATCAACCCAATGCCAATCATGCCGCCGTCCAGGAGATGGTGTGGGACGAGAAAGCCATTCACACCTACTCCCAGCAATATGCTTCCTACAAGTACAGCAAGAACTTTTCCTGTCATTCGAAATCACCAGCCTTGTCCTTCTCCCATTATTTCTATGTAAAAAGACAAGCATTAGAACTCAGAAATAAACTGTAATATTCCGCTTTGAGATGGAACTGCCCAACAATAAATCAATCGTTAAGATAAAAAAAGAACCCGCATCGGCAGGTTCGGTAGTGTATCAAAATCTTAGTGTGGCAGGAATGCCAACTGGTAAAAGAACAGCACTGCAAAAACGTAAAGCAGCGGGTGGACATCACGCCATTGTCCTTTTACAACTTTGAGTAAAGGATAGGAAATGAATCCAAGCGCGATTCCAGTTGCAATGCTTGATGTTAACGGCATGCTTAGGATGATTAGGAATGCAGGGAAGGCTTCATCAAGTTCGTCCCAGCTGATTTGAGAGATGCTTCCCATCATCAGGCTGCCGACAATGATCAGTGCTGGAGCAGTAATAGCTGACAAACCGGAAACTGCGCTTACAAGCGGTCCAAAGAAAGCAGCAGCGATGAACAAACCAGCAACCGTCAGCGAAGTAAGTCCGGTACGTCCTCCCGCAGCAACACCTGAGGATGATTCAATGTAAGCCGTCGTCGGGCTTGTTCCGAACATAGCACCAGCTGCAGTCGCGATCGAGTCAGACAGCAATGCTTCTCTTGCGCGAGGCATAGAATTTCCTTTCATCAATCCTGCCTGGTGGGCTACACCGATCATTGTGCCGGTAGTATCAAAAATCGTCACCAGGATAAAAGAGAAGACGACAGCGTATAAGCTGTTCTGTATAACATCCATCAACGCTGTCCACGGATTCAGGACAATCATACCTTCAGGCAGAGATGGCATCGACATAAAACCTTCCTTGAAATCCAGTTGGCCTGTGAAGAAGGCGATCAATGCAGTAACGACCATTCCCAGGAACAAAGCTCCATTCACTTTTAGCACCATTAAGATGAGTGTAACAGCAAGTCCAATTAATGCCAGAAGTGCAGATGGGGAATGCAAATCCCCAAGGCCGACCAGGTTTGACGGATGATCGGTAATGATTCCTGTAAGACGCAAACCGATAAAAGCAATGAAAAGGCCAATACCTGCCGTTATACCATGCTTTAAGTTGGCTGGAATTGCTTCGATCAATTTTTCGCGGAAAGGTGTCAGGGATAAGATCACAAATATTAAGCCCGCGATAAAAACAGCAGCGAACGCAGTCTCATATGTTATGTTCTGGTTATTGCCGACAACAGAATAGGCAAAGTAAGCATTCAGCCCCATACCCGGAGCGATTGCGATTGGATAATTAGCAAATAAGGCCATCCAAAGCGTTCCAATCACCGCAGCGATGATTGTCGCAGTAAACACTTGTTCAAAGGGAACACCGGCATCAGCGAGAATAATAGGGTTGACCACGACGATATAAACCATTGTGAAAAAAGTCGTTAAGCCGGCCATCATTTCTGTTTTTATATTCGTGTTGTTCTCTTTTAATTTAAACATGAGTTCCTCCAAAATACGAACGATTTTTAAACACAATAAATATAATATTCGTTTTTAAGTAGATTTACAAGGGGGAATTTAAAGAAAATCAATTATTTGCAGTCAGGGAGGTTGTAACCCTTATGCATGTATTAGATTCCCCTAAAAGGGAGAATTGATTAAATAGATATCCTTATGCAAGGCATCGGGCTGCTATAAGGTAACAATCAAGAGGTAAACGTACCCTTATGCGAGGGATCGGGCTGCTATAAGGTAACATTTAAGAGGCAAACGTGCCTTAGGCAAGACATCGGGCTGCTATAAGGTAACAATCAAGAGGTAAACGTGCCCTTATTAGACGATTTCCCTCTACGTAAGTGTACTGTTCGACCATACCGATCGCCTTAGGCACCGATATTTTTCCCCATAAGGATACCGATCAAAGCGAGAAGTTATATAATGCTGTTTCCATAATAGAGAGAGAACATTCGAAACGTAATGCGCGTAAAAAAAAGACTGCAGATATAAGCCTTTTCCAGCGTTCGTCTGCAGTCTTAAATGTCATATCTGTTTAAAGTAATCTTTCGTCAGCACCAAGCCTCCAATATACAACGCTAGTGCAAAATAAGCAGGCAGCAGGTGGATAAAATCAATATAACCGATATAGAAATGTGTGAAAATTCCTGCCGCAAACGCTGGAATCCCACCAATCATGAAGGTTCTCCATACCCAGGCAGAACCTTCGTGGAATCCCCAAAGTGAGAGCGTTAGAACCAGCAGGCCAACACTGAAGAGTGCACTGCCAAAGCCTGCGCGGTCATGGGCAATGACGGGAATCAGTTTTTCATTCAGTGCGTTCAATTGCTCGGGAGTCATGCAAATATATTTCAGGTCGGTATCGACAAAGACAGATGTTACGCCAATTGTTGATATCACAACCCCACCGAGCACAAACGAGAACCCAAGGATGACAAACAGAAGCTGTCCATACACTGCTTTTTTCCAGGAAGGTGTGTTTTCGCGATTTTTGGAAGCGGGCGACTGATTTGCTTTGCGTGTCTTTACGAACCCGGTGATGTAAAAAGGAAGCAGAATGAGCCAAAACAATCCGTGCAGCCAGTCAAAATAACCAAATCCCAGGAATAGCAAAATCCCAAGGAATCCGGTAATCGCCCCGATATTAAAGGCTCTTCTTGCCCAGTGCAGTCCGTAGCGAATTCCGTGCCGGGCCAGCTGCATATAAATGTACCCGCCTGATATCATCGTTCCGGCCAGCGTCATCCGGTCATGTGACATGAATTTATAAAGATTTGGGTTATAGGCCATCAATTCAAGCCTGGTCATTTGCATGAATGCTTCATCATAAAAGAGAATTACCTTCGTGAAACTGAAGAATAAGACCGCCGATCCTCCAAGCAGGATAAACAGCCCGAACAGCCAGTACCAGATCCAGCCTGGAAGTATTTTTTGCCCGGCTCCCTGTTCGTCCATGAGCGCCTCGTTGATTCTTTTTGGCAAACCAGGTCCTGATGCGACATAGCCTCCGGACAGGAAGACCAGCCCCGCGCCGGCTTCAAACAGAGCGAGCGCATCAGCAGGCTGGGCAACTCCTCCGGAAGTGATGACAGGTATATCAATTTCGTTTTTTATTAAGTTTAAAGCATGAACCATACCGTCTGACTGTTGGAGTGGCAAGACCTGTTTGCCGCCCCTTAAAATACGGTCTTCTTCAATCATGAATCCGTCCGCAAATTGGCTTGCTGATTTGAGCTTTAAAAGATTGTCAGCTACCATCGAATGCCTGATTGCTAAAAGGACGGGCTTGCTTTCAAGAACCGTTTTTATATATGTTAGGTCATCGATGCTTTCGATTGAATCAATTTCAATTATGAAGACATCGCCAGCATCCTTTAAATGCTCAGCAATGATTAGCGGTTCCTCGAGCCGAACCAGGATAGGCACTGTCCTTGAACTTGAATTTGTTAATTTTTTTTTAGCTGCAATAAGACCTATCGTTTCGGCACGTTCAGGCAGGACCAAGGCATCCTGTTTTTTTGGAAGACATGCTGCTGAGTCTGGGTCTCTCGAAAATTTGGTGATTGGACCAACTTCAATGGCACCAAAGCCAAGATTCGGGAAAGCTTTGATCCCTGATAATCTCGGGTCAATCTTCCCGCTTAACCCAACCGGACTATCGAAATGAAGCCCAAAAAGGTTTCGTGACAATTTTTCCGACGGAGACATATGCCCAAGAAATTCTATGAATGGCCTGCCACCGGGTAGCTGTGAAAGGAGGGACATCCCGCGATGAATGAATTCCCGTCCTGCGTTCCCGGGCAAAATAGACAGCCATGGTTTAAATAATGGATGATAAGACCAATCCGGCATAGTAACCTCCAGAATTTATGGCATTACTCTTATTCTATCGTACCTTATCCATTCTGTGGCAAGTAGCCTTTATAATTTTTAAGTACGAATAAAAAGAAAAGCTTCAAGCTAAAATAGGGGAGAAAAAATGATTGCGGAGGTAACAATATGGATTTGAATCGTATAAAACAAATACTGTCATCGTCTGCGGAAATAGATG
It contains:
- a CDS encoding YitT family protein, which encodes MTGKVLAVLVGSILLGVGVNGFLVPHHLLDGGMIGIGLIIHYFHGFPTGLTMILLSIPLYVLAWILERKYFFHSLNGLLVSSFFIDLFAPVEKGIHLGILPSAILGGILVGCGIGLMLRYETSTGGTDLLAQLVHKFFPVNVGILIFLIDGIVVLSGLKIIGMEKFIFSLLTITCVGLMTSLCVIKRDIVH
- a CDS encoding dihydroorotate dehydrogenase; this translates as MPDWSYHPLFKPWLSILPGNAGREFIHRGMSLLSQLPGGRPFIEFLGHMSPSEKLSRNLFGLHFDSPVGLSGKIDPRLSGIKAFPNLGFGAIEVGPITKFSRDPDSAACLPKKQDALVLPERAETIGLIAAKKKLTNSSSRTVPILVRLEEPLIIAEHLKDAGDVFIIEIDSIESIDDLTYIKTVLESKPVLLAIRHSMVADNLLKLKSASQFADGFMIEEDRILRGGKQVLPLQQSDGMVHALNLIKNEIDIPVITSGGVAQPADALALFEAGAGLVFLSGGYVASGPGLPKRINEALMDEQGAGQKILPGWIWYWLFGLFILLGGSAVLFFSFTKVILFYDEAFMQMTRLELMAYNPNLYKFMSHDRMTLAGTMISGGYIYMQLARHGIRYGLHWARRAFNIGAITGFLGILLFLGFGYFDWLHGLFWLILLPFYITGFVKTRKANQSPASKNRENTPSWKKAVYGQLLFVILGFSFVLGGVVISTIGVTSVFVDTDLKYICMTPEQLNALNEKLIPVIAHDRAGFGSALFSVGLLVLTLSLWGFHEGSAWVWRTFMIGGIPAFAAGIFTHFYIGYIDFIHLLPAYFALALYIGGLVLTKDYFKQI
- a CDS encoding NCS2 family permease, translating into MFKLKENNTNIKTEMMAGLTTFFTMVYIVVVNPIILADAGVPFEQVFTATIIAAVIGTLWMALFANYPIAIAPGMGLNAYFAYSVVGNNQNITYETAFAAVFIAGLIFVILSLTPFREKLIEAIPANLKHGITAGIGLFIAFIGLRLTGIITDHPSNLVGLGDLHSPSALLALIGLAVTLILMVLKVNGALFLGMVVTALIAFFTGQLDFKEGFMSMPSLPEGMIVLNPWTALMDVIQNSLYAVVFSFILVTIFDTTGTMIGVAHQAGLMKGNSMPRAREALLSDSIATAAGAMFGTSPTTAYIESSSGVAAGGRTGLTSLTVAGLFIAAAFFGPLVSAVSGLSAITAPALIIVGSLMMGSISQISWDELDEAFPAFLIILSMPLTSSIATGIALGFISYPLLKVVKGQWRDVHPLLYVFAVLFFYQLAFLPH